A region of the Ranitomeya variabilis isolate aRanVar5 chromosome 5, aRanVar5.hap1, whole genome shotgun sequence genome:
TTCCCCCTCAGACACTTAGCGTTAACCCTTTAGTACCCGATGTTTCCAGATCCCACAGACTGCAGCTATCTCAGCACAGGATGATCACCAGCCTCTCCCCCTCAGATGTAAGCCGAGGACAGAACTGTTGGGGGATTTTGAATTTACCGCCAGAATGTTAGTCACAGATCTGGCTCCACCGGTCTGATAATGTGAGATTCAGGAACCAACAATCTAATATGGTGGCTCACAATTAGATGAGAAGTTATTCCAACTCCATTataaaaaaaagaacaattttattaaataatatatataaaataataaaagagggggGTTCTTAGTGTGGCACCAGGGCAGAGCATTTCTGACTACACTGATATCATTGTACTCTATTGAGCCATTGTGGGGTTTATTACCTTCTAGGTTAGTGCTGTGGTATACTACATAGCAGCCTTGCATCAGTTTATTGCAACTTCAGTGCAAATGTGCTATACATTTTCTGCTTGCTATGAATATTACTACCATCTAAGCTCACACTGTCCTCTTCAGATTCACATCAGGTAGCCTCCCCTCACCATTTTTTACTTTTGCATTATTAGCTGTTTGACTCTCCCCTCTTTTTGCCCGAGGTTTTTATTGCCCGTCTTTTTATATGttgatatttaataaaattattctttattttatcatAGTTGAAATCACTTCTCATCTAGTGGTGGTCCACCATATTAGATTATCTTGGTTCATGAACTTTGAAGTGTCACACTTATTTTTTTGAACATATGGAAATAAATATGAGATTCAGATCTAGGAAtatagccaatccccagtacaccgtgcatgtgaagattattattattgtttatttatatagcaccattaattccatggtgctgtacatgagaagggctctagccctgcacctgttgtagcccacagtcaagcagcaccatcatcaagcccgtcaacGTCCTTGAccgagcacagccttcagttgtctataacccagtcttcgcAACGCATGCGGAAATACcccgccaatgccccacaggccacagtcctaaattctaatatttctcttctgcttgcgctagaaacgctgccttttaggctcatttagacggaagctttccgcaacttgatggcggaggccgtcccaaggtactcagtccccagttgccactatttctcccggtgtgccgtagcggcattacaccagcatgtggtcccacaacattacccgtgccctcaacaatgctgttacagggaaagtccacctaaccgtgGACaattgcttgtgggcagggacggtacatctcactgatggcacactgggttaacatagtgaaagctcgggacccagtcggacattgggatggaacacatcctccccacgccgaggattgctggccctacgtctatCAGGatggcccccacagtctacagctcctgcacctcctcctcctcctcctcctcttcatcttccatgtctgaaatcaacacatcagtcagaagctggaagcactgcagcactgtctcagccaagtggcaacaggcagtgctgaagctaatctgcataggtgacaaaccgcacaatgcagaagagttgtggacagcactgaaagagcagtcagatgtttggatgacaccgctgaacctacagccaggcatggtcatgtgtgacaatggccataacctggtggctgctgtgaggcaaggtgagctcacacacgtaccttgcttggcccatgtgcttaaccttgtggttcaacgttttctgaaaagctacctggatctgccggatctgctagagaaagtacgccatctgtctgcccattttagaaagtcagctacagcttcagccgtccttgccgctggtgtgtgatgtccccacgcactggaactctaagctgcttatgttggaaaggctttgtgagcagaagagggcagttgttgactaccaacatcaacaaggccatcgatactcagttcagactccacacataagacctcaggagtggacatggatgtccgacatatgcaccatcctccaaaactttgaggactgcaccaagatggtgagcagcgatgacgccataattagcatcaccattcttaaaacctctctgctcacaattaaagaggatgcattgcaggcagagcacgaggacatggagcaaggaaccatacagggggattacactcagcccagcctcatgtcttctcatcgtggattggtaggcaatgaggaggaagaacaggagctactttcatgcgctatagacggtacttcaAACATAGCTGTCATACCGTTTGCTcaatggggatggcctgaggacagggaggaggaggacagcatggtcagtcgtcctgttggtgaggacatggaagtcttgcctgttagcagtctggcacgcatggctgactttatgttgcaccgcttttcacgtgaccctcgcattataaaaattttgggtgacattcattactggttggtgacacttctagacccacgttacaaggagaactttcaatctcttctaccagaggcagagaggtgtactaaaatcttgcagtaccagagggcccttgtagcggaattacttagaaaattcccatttgagaacgctggcagcagacgtcagagtttgttgtataaccaaggagtccaagcgagagagacagaagtgcaatccagctcaggcaagggaacaatggcaaagttctgtgacaattttctcagaccctcccatcttgacagcacagaggcaaggggtgctgtcacaagaagtgcaatgtttgtgaagatggtaagggagtaccttgcagatcgtacaaatgtattccatgattcctctgtgccttttaattattgggtatccaagctggaccacGTGGCATGAACcgtctctctacgccttggaggtcctggcctgccctgctgctagtgttctgtgagagcgggtttttaatgccgctggtggaattataacagataagcgcatccacctgtcaactgaaaatgctgacaggctgacttataaaaacgaacaagggctggattgggaaagacttctgtacaccaccaagtgaaaacagcgaaacataacctcaaaaacattctttcttttggggaggtgtattctcatgcacctcttcacaaccacacatgggtatacgcttctagatttggtctgtttgttgttattctcctccttttcctcatcatccagaaccactagatgaccagggtgaacgtgctctgtactgttataggccggtgaattttaggcatgggggctgtgaaggcactatttcatttagtaaaaacaggaccccacattggggaattgggcattatattacattgggcctacttcttaactctgtcttctgcaatgtgtcctttaactgccactagatgaccaaggtgaacgtgctcagtactgttataggccggtgaagtttggacaaggggcctgcaatggcactagtctatttttaaaaaagttacTCCCAttagggaattgtttggcagctcatgcactgcattacaagtctcagagacacacaccactacattgggcctacttcgtaACTCTGTCTccagcaatgtctcttctttaactgccactagatcaccagggtgaacgtgctctgtacggtgacttTTGGgtacgggggctgtgatggcactagtttatttagtaaataaaggaccccacattggggaattgggcattacattacattgggcctacttcataagtctgtctcctgcaatgtgtctccggcggccgcaaaaaaaaaaaaggaaagcgtgatttgccatttaatttctctctcttctgatgtgatCGCTCATCAGAGGAGAGAgtaatagggtccccgatcgcccctcgATACTTACGGGTGTCTCCCGATGTCCATGGGTCCTCCCGCTTCCTCCCCCcatgggcgtcgccatctttacacgaaaaaatggcgggcacatgcgcccaCTGAGATCTGCCGGCGGTACTCGCCAGATCTcaaggtctcggctgccaggggtagccgagaccccaaagaacataattCGGGTTGGTTCTTACCGACGCGGTTTTGCAATCGCCGCTACTAACAGTGTAGCAGTGGCCGCAAAAACAAAGTCCGATGTGCCATGTAATTTCTCTctactctgatgtgatcgcacatcagaagagagattaatagggtccccgatcgcccctccCCCCTTACTTGCCAGTGTCTCCCGGCgctcctcggccctcctgcttccACCGGTGGGTACCGCCATCTTAATCAGGGAAAAATGGCGGGCACAAGCGCAGTGTGCCCGCTGAGATCTGGCCgcaggcacctggcaacaatagaaagatttttccttttggttcattttggtcactgtgataaaccctatcacagtgatcaaaataaaaaaaaattgtaaatatccCACCCTTTAACAtccccttagtaagggaaaaataataaaacaaagaaaatgtatttatttccattttcccattagggttagggttgaggctaaaatcagggctagggttagggttggggctaaaattagggttagggttggggctaaagttagggttagggctagagttggggttagggttagggtaaggcttccCTTCCCGTTTTTGCAGTCCCAACATCAGAGCCGTGGCTGGGTCTTTATCTTCCTTTATTCGGTGTGGTTGTGCTGAATATAACTTGGCAGTGTGCACAGATGGTTGTTCAGCAATAGATGCTGTGGAATCACTACCCGATAGCACAGAAGTGAGATTCAACATGATGGCACTGAAGATATTTTGTGTGGTTGAGTTCATAAGGGCCAAGATTAGATAGTGTAGCAGGAATAGATCAATCCTACAAAAGGAGACTGAATGGATCTTTCATTAAGGCAAGTGAGCGCTGATGATCCTGTAAGATCCACACACCGTCCCCACAAGAACTGACACCGCTGATTTCGGGTTTGTTTTGGACGTACAGATTTTATAGCCAATATTTTCCTGTATGACATCAGTGTACAAAGGATATGGTTAGGTCAGGCAGTGGGTATAATCCTGTCACTATTGGGTTGTCACAGTGGGACTGTGGTTTATAACATGCTGTGACTGGCACTTACTGGTCCAGAATCAGGTCTTACACCCTCCTCTCCCCCAACCTCCATGTCCTGTAGTGGGAGGTGCTGAGTAATAAACCCACAGTAAGGTGACCACACGTTCATATTTGTGACCTGTGATGGGCACCGGGCATTAGATGAGTATGGTGGGCAGATGCTGCTCCTAGTGGTAGCATTAGTGAACTACAGTATGACCCTATGTTACTGCACCATCCTCATATCCCATGTGGTGGCACAGTATGGTGTATATGGGAGAGATATCCAAATATATACAGCCCCCATATAGCGCTTCTTCCCACTCCCCATCCATACAATGTATATAAACCCCCAAAATGAGCTGTATGTTGCCATGTACTAGTGTATTCCTCTATtatcatagcgccatttattccatgtgaggaggggtgtacataataaaaacaagcacaataatccTAAACAATACAAGTCAAGACTGgtccaggagagaggaccctgcccgtgagggcttgcaatctacaagggatgggtgaggatacaataggtgaggatagagctggtcgtgcagcggtttggtcgatcggtggttactgcaggttgtagacttgccggaagaggtgggtcttcagactctttttgaaggtttcgatggtaggcgagagcctgatatgttgtggtagagagttccagagtatgggggaagcacgggaaaagtcttgtatgggattgtgggaagaggagataagaggggagtagagaaggagatcttgtgaggatcgggcgtttgcatgtaggtaagtaccgggagacgaggtcacagatgtatggaggagacaggttgtggatggctttggtgAGGGTGGAGCTGGTTGTGCAgtagtttggtggatcggtggatactgcaggttgtaggcttgtcggaagagataggtcttcaggttccttttgaaagtttccacAGTATGCAAGAgtttgatgtgttggggtagagagttccagagtaggagggATGCACGGGAGAAACCATGTATGTGATTGTAggtagaggagatcttgtgaggatcggaggttgcgtgcagataagtaccgggagatgaggtcacagatgtatggaggagacaagttgtggatgtctttgtatgtcatggttagggttttgtactggagtctctgggcaatggggagccagtgaagggattgacagaggggagaggccggggaatagcggggggacaggtggattagcagagtttagaatagattggaggggtgcgagagtgttcgaggggaggccacagatcaGGAGGTTGCAGCAGTCAAGGCGGGACATGATGAGGACATGGACTAGGGTTTATGTTTATGCCCAAGTACTGCCATATAGCATCCATGCTATGCTTTATAAGCCCATATAGTGCTATATGATGACTTCTTATAATACGGCCATCACGTTTACCCTCCATATAGCGGGATTCATATACTAATGTATAaccgccatagtgctgtattacccCCCACATCCCGCTGTATACATCTCTAAATCCTCCATATCCTATTTTGTGCCCCATGTATTATGGAACCCCTAggctcacattgcgttagtgccatcCATTTAACGGATGCCCTAAATCTTTTTTTCTACAATCGCGCTAATGCATGGTAGCATTGCTTTGGCATTTGTTCGCTGTGCATAGACCACTATTGCTAACTTGTCCGTTTGCTGTGCATTAGACCTAACTTACCTGAAGTGGTAGACTGCGCTCGCGAGGgcgtcacaaagtaacgcatcatcgctaatgcatgccgattttgacatgcgttaggataATATATGGCAATGGGTGTGTTAACGGATTCCCCCAACGCAATGTGAGCCTATAGTTCTGTGTGCCCTGAATATACTCCTGTATTACTCCATATAGTGTCCTAAACCCCCATATCCTGCTGTATACCCCCATATGGCTATATTATCCTCCATGAACCCCCATATACTGCTGTATACCCCCATATCCTGCTATATAGCCCCATAGTACTATATATCCTCCATGAATCCTCATAACCTGCTATATACCACTTCATAACCTCCATACTGTGCTTTTCTCATGTAGCTCCTGCTTCAATAAACAAGTGATTGGCTTctccattaaaggaaacctgtcaccccaaaatcgagggtgagctgagcccactggcatcaggggcttatctacagcattctataatgcattctgtaatgctgtatataagcccccgatgtatcctggaaggtgagaaaaagaggttagattagagattagattatactcacccggggatgtcccgctgcggtccggtacgatgggcgtcgggttccggggcctcccatcttcttacaataataataataatctttatttatatagcgccaacatattccgcagcgctttacagtttaacagtttcaaacacaacagtcataggtaacaatgttaacaatacagcaataaagcaaaataagacgaccctgctcgtgagagcttacaatctacaatgaggtggggagatacaaagtacaggtgtgtatttacaatgatgtatttacaatgatggtccagccatcttcagggggtggggggtagatgagatagtgaatgggctacacacacaaacataaaatgactgattagggaacgtgataggccgctctgaacaaatgagttttgagtgagcgcctaaagctatgcaagttgtggatggtcctaatatcttggggtagagcattccagaggattggcgcagcacgggagaagtcttggagtcgggagtgggaggtacggattagtgcagaggttagtcgaaagtcgtttgcagagcgcagcggtcggctaggccgatagacagaaatgagggaggagatgtaagggggtgcaatgatgtcctcttcttgtattcacgctacggctccggctccggcgtactgatttgccctgttgagggcagagcaaagtactgcagtgcgcaggcgccgggaaaggtcagaggggcccagcacctgcgcactacagtaccttgctctgacctcaacagggcaaatcagtacacctgcgccggagcgtgaatgcaagaagaggacgtcattgtaagaagatgggaggccccggaccgcgacacccatcgtaccggaccagcagcgggaccactcctgggtgagtataatcttacctctttttctcatcttccaggatacattgggggcttatctacagcattacagaatgacatagataagcccctgatgccggtgggcttagctcatcttcaattttgggggtgacaggttcccttcaatgacAATGTGAGATTCAGACCTAAAAATAGATCAGTCTTTAGTTCATCATTGATCAAAAGCCTCCACTGTTCTGGGGAGCGACGGGTGCGTAATATCAGGGGAATATAATAAATGTGATGTTTGTTTcttatttgtaatttttttaaggtttaacaacaaaaatcaCAATAATAAAACACGATGCAGCGACGAGCCCGGATGTAACGTGAGAGAGAAAGAAACTAACTACCAGCCGTTGGGCGGGAATTTCATATTCAGCGCTCAGCCAATCAGCACTCAGTAGGGCTATGGCTCCGCCCACAGGGTCACTTCCCCGGAGACACTTGGTGTTAACCCTTTAGTGCCCGATGTTTCCAGCTCCCGCAGAGCAGACTGCAGCCATCCGGGCACCGGGCGATCACCAGCCCCTCCCCCAGCAGCAGGAGCTGCGGCTTCTCCTCACATGTGGGCGGAGCACAGAACTGTTGGGGAGTTTGCATTTCCCGCACTTTTTCCTGTCATTTTCCCGCTTTTATCGCGAGGACTTTACATCTAGTCACAGACCGGAGTCCTCCCCGGTGACCTCCTGCTCGGATCAATGGCGGCGTGAGACCGAGAGAAATCACTGGGATCATTACTGGTCAGGGGAGCAAAGGGTTATATCCAATgtatacccccatatagtgctatatATCCTCCTGTATACCCCCATATAGCGTTCTATACCTCCATACTGTTCTTTGCTCATGTATCTCTTGTGATAACAAATGATCGGCTTCTCCATTAGTGACAATGAGAGATTCAGACCTAGAACAAGATCACAAGCAACGAAAGTGTTCAAAGAAAGCAGATACAGTATGTAACACTGTGTGGAATATAAAGACGTGACGACAAGATGATAAAACATGATCAAATGAAGATGATATGAGCCTGGGAcacctcatagaatcccatggtttgcagtatcatctctaagccgatgacactcagatctgccTATCTGGAtcagacctcacctccttactcactaaAATCCCACAATGTCAGTCTGCTGTTTCAttctttctgctcgctttctaaaactgaacatgaacaAAATTCACTCTCTTTCCCCATTTCACTCTGCCCCTCCACCTGACCTATCCAGCAAtaccaatggctgctcactttccacagtcccacatgctcggtgcctccaggtgatcctcaactctgccctctttCAAGCCACATGTTCAGGCTGGTGGTAGAGTATGTTTTCTGTAACATATTTTGCAGATCATCCCTTACAATGCTGGTCAGTGCAGCAGGACACAGACAAGCAGCCACAGCTCTGATGTAGACAGGGTGGGTGGCTCTTAGAAGGGCCTTTGGGTTGTGGGTGCAGAGCACGGAGCAGATCACTTGGCGCTGGTGTACTTGGTGACGGCCTTGGTGCCCTCAGACACGGCGTGCTTGGCCAGCTCTCCGGGCAGCAGCAGGCGCACAGCGGTCTGGATCTCCCGGGAGGTGATGGTGGAGCGCTTGTTGTAGTGAGCCAGGCGGGAGGCTTCCCCTGCAATGCGCTcaaagatgtcattgacaaaggaGTTCATGATGCCCATGGCCTTGGAGGAGATGCCGGTGTCAGGGTGGACCTGCTTCAGCACCTTGTACACATAGATGGCATAGCTCTCCTTCCTGGTCTTCCTCCGCTTCTTACCATCCTTCTTCTGAGTCTTGGTCACAGCTTTCTTGGAGCCCTTCTTGGCTGCTGGTGCAGACTTGGCAGGATCAGGCATGATGAGAGCAGAATGTTCTCTTCACTGGAAAAGAAAATAATGATCCTGCTCCTCCCAGAGCAGCCGTATTTATAGATCGGCCATGCAAATGAGCAATGCTGTCAGATCACTGTTCTATTTGGTGAGAAAGTCATGTGACCAATGTTAAGTCATGATTTCCGCCCTCTGCAGCCCATTGGTGTTTCCACAAGCCTTGTTTGCATTTGTGACTTCAAATGCAGCCAATGGCAGGAGAGGAGGCGGGGCAGCAGCAGGTTATAAAAGGCGCAGGAGACCGCACAATAGCCTTCTCTATCTGCTGATATCTTTGAGCTCTGTGATGTCTGGACGCGGCAAACAAGGAGGGAAGGTCCGTGCTAAAGCCAAGACCCGCTCATCCCGGGCAGGACTGCAGTTCCCGGTTGGTCGTGTGCACAGACTTCTCCGCAAGGGTCACTATGCTGAGAGGGTGGGTGCCGGTGCTCCGGTCTATCTGgctgctgtgctggagtatctgaccgCTGAGATCCTGGAATTAGCTGGCAATGCCGCCCGGGACAACAAGAAGACCCGCATCATCCCCCGACACCTGCAGCTGGCCGTGCGCAATGACGaggagctgaacaggctgctgggtgGGGTGACCATCGCCCAGGGGGGCGTCCTGCCCAACATCCAGGCCGTGCTGCTGCCCAAGAAGACCGAGAGCAG
Encoded here:
- the LOC143774086 gene encoding histone H2A type 1-like — protein: MSGRGKQGGKVRAKAKTRSSRAGLQFPVGRVHRLLRKGHYAERVGAGAPVYLAAVLEYLTAEILELAGNAARDNKKTRIIPRHLQLAVRNDEELNRLLGGVTIAQGGVLPNIQAVLLPKKTESSKKSK
- the LOC143774085 gene encoding histone H2B 1.1-like, with protein sequence MPDPAKSAPAAKKGSKKAVTKTQKKDGKKRRKTRKESYAIYVYKVLKQVHPDTGISSKAMGIMNSFVNDIFERIAGEASRLAHYNKRSTITSREIQTAVRLLLPGELAKHAVSEGTKAVTKYTSAK